A stretch of Gemmatimonas sp. DNA encodes these proteins:
- the msrB gene encoding peptide-methionine (R)-S-oxide reductase MsrB: MSNKTYTKPDVEQLKSALTPEQFVVTQQCGTEPPFRNAYWDNHEPGLYVDVVSGEPLFASVHKFDSGTGWPSFTRPVAPNVTEVEDRTYGMRRVEVRSKHGDSHLGHVFPDGPREEGGLRYCINSASLRFIPVAELEQAGYGEFLPLFVSGGHHG, from the coding sequence ATGAGCAACAAGACCTACACCAAGCCCGATGTGGAGCAGCTCAAGAGTGCGCTGACTCCAGAACAGTTCGTCGTGACGCAGCAGTGCGGTACCGAACCGCCGTTCCGGAACGCCTACTGGGACAATCACGAGCCCGGTCTGTACGTGGACGTGGTGAGTGGCGAGCCGCTGTTCGCCAGCGTGCACAAGTTCGATAGTGGTACCGGCTGGCCGAGTTTCACGCGCCCCGTCGCGCCCAATGTGACGGAAGTGGAAGATCGCACGTACGGCATGCGCCGCGTGGAAGTGCGCAGCAAGCACGGTGATTCGCATCTGGGGCATGTGTTCCCCGACGGCCCGCGAGAGGAGGGTGGGCTGCGCTACTGCATCAACTCCGCGTCGCTGCGTTTCATTCCTGTCGCCGAGCTCGAACAGGCCGGGTACGGCGAGTTTCTGCCGCTCTTCGTGTCCGGTGGCCACCATGGCTGA
- the msrA gene encoding peptide-methionine (S)-S-oxide reductase MsrA, with amino-acid sequence MAERPQEVAILAGGCFWGMEELLRAIPGVLDTDVGYTGGWLEHPTYHDTHDSKSGHAESVRVVFDPTVLGYDVLLRDWFFRMHDPTTLNRQGNDIGTQYRSAIFYTTPEQQAIAERVKLEVQASGVWSKPITTEIVPEATWWSAEGYHQDYLRKNPGGYTCHWMR; translated from the coding sequence ATGGCTGAGCGTCCGCAGGAAGTGGCCATTCTGGCCGGCGGCTGCTTCTGGGGGATGGAGGAGCTGCTGCGCGCCATCCCCGGGGTGCTGGACACCGACGTGGGGTACACGGGCGGGTGGCTGGAGCACCCCACCTATCACGACACGCACGACAGCAAGAGCGGGCACGCCGAGAGTGTGCGCGTGGTGTTCGACCCCACGGTGCTGGGGTACGACGTGCTGCTGCGCGACTGGTTCTTCCGCATGCACGACCCCACCACGCTCAACCGGCAGGGGAACGACATCGGCACGCAGTATCGCAGCGCGATCTTCTACACCACGCCGGAGCAGCAGGCCATTGCCGAGCGGGTGAAGCTGGAAGTGCAGGCGAGTGGGGTGTGGAGCAAGCCGATCACCACGGAGATCGTACCGGAGGCGACGTGGTGGAGCGCGGAGGGGTACCACCAGGACTACCTGCGCAAGAATCCGGGCGGATACACCTGCCACTGGATGCGCTGA
- a CDS encoding serine hydrolase, with translation MRLAPALLLLPFAAAGRLAAQTPLVTGRPASGTVARTDTARFTLQADSGFIVRVRAGQSPGNVALRLLGPKNTVVGAVNATSAGYEELHLVTRESGVHQLQITAGDSTGGAFSVTLLMNEKLSNDPKRHVDQLLAPWNRNDGPGVAVAVWRGGRTVFAKAYGMANLAYDIPFTVAVPTNIGSTSKQFTAFAVMLLVEEGKLSLDDDVRKHIPELKDFGQTVTVRHLLTHTTGYRELYNSLTLTGRRLDESDYVGREEYIPLVQRQPALQNAPGTEFNYNNTAFGLAAMIVARVSKMPFETFMVQRVFAPIGMTHTQVRADVRVPVKGATVGYSRSDKGVWRDLGDLGGSMGAGGMYTTLGDLQKWAEHLANPKVGTKASIAQMMTPFTLKDGKSTGYGFGLFMDTQNGQKRVQHGGADVSHRSMLAIYPDLNAGITVQSNDGAFDSGIAFRLAEAFFPELAPKPVVASATFDASKYDAKKFDEFAGQYALDAAPAFVLTFSRSGDTLFTQATGQGKFRLAPTSDTSFAVQGVPASVEFTRDAAKKVSAATLVQNGARQRASRREGAAAAPWVPSASELAAISGRFFSEELEAFWDIALVNGTLVAKQRRATDVPLRATAKDTFTGGAVTLTLERDRVGQVIGFYANVARSRDIRFARVR, from the coding sequence ATGCGACTGGCACCTGCCCTTCTCCTCCTCCCGTTCGCTGCGGCCGGTCGGCTGGCGGCGCAAACGCCCCTCGTGACCGGCCGACCCGCGTCCGGCACCGTGGCGCGCACCGACACGGCACGCTTCACGCTGCAGGCCGACTCCGGATTCATCGTTCGCGTACGCGCGGGTCAGTCGCCGGGCAATGTGGCGCTGCGGCTCCTGGGCCCCAAGAACACCGTCGTGGGTGCGGTGAACGCTACCAGTGCGGGCTACGAAGAGCTGCATCTCGTCACGCGCGAAAGCGGCGTGCATCAGCTGCAGATCACCGCGGGCGATTCCACCGGCGGTGCGTTCAGCGTGACGCTGCTGATGAACGAGAAGCTCTCGAACGACCCGAAGCGGCATGTGGATCAGCTGCTTGCGCCGTGGAATCGCAACGACGGCCCGGGCGTGGCGGTGGCGGTGTGGCGCGGTGGCCGCACGGTGTTCGCCAAGGCCTACGGCATGGCCAACCTGGCGTACGACATTCCGTTCACCGTGGCCGTGCCCACCAACATCGGATCCACGAGCAAGCAGTTCACGGCGTTCGCGGTGATGCTGCTCGTGGAAGAGGGCAAGCTGTCGCTCGACGACGATGTGCGGAAGCACATCCCCGAACTCAAGGACTTCGGGCAAACGGTCACCGTGCGCCATCTGCTGACGCACACCACGGGCTATCGCGAGCTCTACAACTCGCTCACGCTCACCGGCCGTCGGCTCGACGAAAGCGATTACGTGGGGCGCGAGGAGTACATCCCGCTCGTGCAACGACAGCCGGCCCTGCAGAATGCGCCGGGCACGGAGTTCAACTACAACAACACCGCCTTCGGTCTTGCCGCCATGATCGTGGCCCGGGTGAGCAAGATGCCCTTCGAGACCTTCATGGTGCAGCGGGTGTTCGCTCCCATCGGCATGACGCACACGCAGGTGCGCGCCGATGTGCGCGTACCGGTGAAGGGCGCCACGGTGGGCTACTCGCGCAGCGACAAGGGTGTGTGGCGCGATCTCGGTGACCTCGGTGGCTCCATGGGCGCCGGCGGCATGTATACCACGCTCGGCGACTTGCAGAAGTGGGCCGAGCATCTCGCCAACCCCAAGGTGGGGACCAAGGCGAGCATCGCCCAGATGATGACGCCCTTCACGCTGAAGGACGGCAAGAGCACCGGCTACGGTTTCGGCTTGTTCATGGATACGCAGAACGGCCAGAAGCGTGTGCAGCATGGCGGTGCCGACGTCTCGCACCGCTCCATGCTGGCCATCTACCCCGACCTGAACGCCGGCATCACGGTGCAGAGCAACGACGGCGCGTTCGACAGCGGTATCGCGTTCCGGCTGGCCGAAGCGTTTTTCCCCGAACTCGCGCCCAAGCCGGTGGTGGCGAGTGCGACCTTCGACGCCAGCAAGTACGACGCGAAGAAGTTCGACGAGTTTGCTGGTCAGTACGCGCTCGATGCGGCGCCGGCCTTCGTGCTCACCTTCTCGCGCAGTGGCGATACGCTGTTCACGCAGGCCACGGGGCAGGGGAAGTTTCGTCTGGCGCCCACGTCGGACACGTCGTTCGCGGTACAGGGGGTGCCGGCGTCGGTGGAGTTCACCCGTGATGCCGCGAAAAAGGTGAGCGCCGCCACGCTCGTGCAGAACGGCGCCCGTCAGCGCGCCTCGCGCCGGGAGGGCGCCGCAGCAGCGCCATGGGTCCCGTCGGCCAGCGAACTGGCGGCCATCAGCGGCCGCTTCTTCAGCGAGGAGCTCGAGGCGTTCTGGGACATCGCGCTGGTGAACGGCACGCTGGTGGCGAAGCAGCGCCGTGCCACGGATGTGCCGCTCCGTGCGACCGCCAAGGACACCTTCACCGGCGGCGCCGTCACCCTCACGCTCGAACGCGACCGCGTTGGCCAGGTGATCGGCTTCTACGCCAACGTGGCCCGCTCCCGCGATATCCGTTTCGCGCGGGTGCGTTGA
- a CDS encoding exo-alpha-sialidase: protein MRTFPTRLVALAALALPALLHAQRAAAPRAASPRAAAPSASPATTVATVATEFDALHFRSIGPATMSGRVADVAVFEANPAIYYVGTAHGGVWKTVNNGTTFTPLFQHEGLIAIGDVAVSQVNPDVVWVGAGESNNRQSTSWGGGLYKSTDGGKTFALIGLPNSKHINRIVLHPTNENIVFVAATGPLFGPGGDRGVYKTTDGGMTWKHVLKGDDDTGANDVAISMADPSVLFASMYQRRRTACCMNGGGPGSALFKSTDGGDTWSKVTGTGFPTGPLGRIAVDVFRQSGNIVYATVEAPSPARPGAGAAAAPPATDEMSNAPRQPAGATGVYRSLDGGATWSKMSSTNPRPMYFSNIKVDPVNPDRVYMGGVGLHMTVDGGKSWETDAALVIHDDIHSIWVNPKNPDHVLIGGDGGIGVSYDLSRTWQFLPNLPVGLFYHVSYDMEWPYNVCGGMQDNYDWCGPSASRQNRGIFNYDWFQILGGDGFVAIPDLRDSRIVYTESQDGNIVRRNKVTGESRQIRPTAQNVTNAAPREAYRFHWDTPLMLSPNDPGVLLAAANKVFRSRDRGDSWEAISPDLTQNASRDSIVTMGLKGSEITIARNDGISQWPAIVALAESPKQAGVFYTGTDDGTVSVTRDGGKTWTNITKNLPGFPAGHAFVSEVVPSRFEAGVVYVTVDNHRLNDYAPYVWVSRDFGATFTAITNGLAGEVIKTLTEDTKNPDVLYVGTETGIFLSLDKGKSWRRLKANFPTVRVDELTIHPRDNALIVATHGRSLWILDHLEPIQEYAAAQKAEAALFTPGPQLQWKSKDDRNDEFWGHQFFTGENPPSEAVMQVHFRAPVKNPMLRVMDSNGALVRELAVPAAKNVAGIQTVCWDQRVTPVPEVNAVAPAAGGQGGGAGAGPGGFPALRRPIAGYPVQLPEVGYLPENPCAPAGGQGGGFRFGGGGAAGPLVLPGSYTVALVVDGKEVARKPLTLVADPEVKLTTEQRVAYNAKAMELHAAQVAGAQAAQPLAALQAQLRTVAAKVDSSTTLSADVKTEWATFRKDFEALRVKFGVGAPAFAAGPGGGGGGFGGGGAGADANVLARLGAAKGNLLAVWETPSDALVKQAAAARAALDAAVAEAKAFAPRMKAMSDKLAAAGIAMPAGN from the coding sequence ATGCGAACGTTCCCCACACGGCTCGTTGCGCTCGCCGCGCTTGCGCTCCCGGCCCTGCTCCACGCACAGCGCGCCGCCGCCCCACGCGCCGCCAGTCCCCGCGCCGCCGCGCCCTCCGCGTCTCCCGCCACGACCGTGGCGACCGTGGCGACCGAGTTCGACGCCCTCCACTTCCGCAGCATCGGCCCCGCGACCATGTCGGGACGTGTCGCCGATGTGGCGGTGTTCGAGGCCAACCCCGCCATCTACTACGTGGGCACGGCACACGGTGGCGTGTGGAAGACGGTGAACAACGGCACCACCTTCACGCCGCTCTTCCAGCACGAAGGGCTCATTGCCATTGGCGATGTGGCCGTGTCGCAGGTGAACCCCGATGTGGTGTGGGTGGGGGCGGGCGAGAGCAACAACCGCCAGAGCACGTCGTGGGGCGGTGGGCTCTACAAGAGCACCGACGGCGGCAAGACGTTCGCGCTGATCGGACTCCCCAACAGCAAGCACATCAACCGCATCGTCCTTCACCCCACGAACGAGAACATCGTGTTCGTGGCGGCCACGGGGCCGCTCTTCGGGCCGGGCGGTGATCGCGGGGTGTACAAGACCACCGACGGTGGCATGACGTGGAAGCACGTGCTCAAGGGCGACGACGATACCGGCGCCAACGATGTGGCCATCTCCATGGCCGACCCGAGCGTGCTCTTTGCCAGCATGTACCAGCGCCGCCGCACCGCCTGCTGCATGAACGGCGGTGGTCCCGGCAGTGCGCTCTTCAAGAGCACCGACGGCGGCGACACGTGGAGTAAGGTCACCGGGACCGGCTTCCCCACCGGCCCGCTGGGACGCATTGCGGTGGACGTGTTCCGGCAGAGTGGCAACATCGTGTACGCCACGGTGGAGGCGCCCTCGCCGGCGCGCCCCGGTGCCGGCGCCGCGGCGGCCCCGCCGGCCACCGACGAGATGTCCAACGCGCCGCGCCAGCCGGCGGGTGCCACGGGCGTGTACCGCTCGCTCGATGGCGGCGCCACGTGGAGCAAGATGAGCAGCACCAACCCGCGCCCCATGTACTTCAGCAACATCAAGGTGGACCCGGTCAACCCGGACCGCGTGTACATGGGCGGCGTGGGGCTGCACATGACGGTGGACGGCGGCAAGAGCTGGGAGACCGACGCGGCGCTGGTCATTCACGATGACATTCACTCCATTTGGGTGAACCCGAAGAACCCCGATCACGTGCTCATTGGCGGGGACGGCGGCATTGGCGTGAGCTACGACCTGAGCCGCACCTGGCAGTTCCTCCCCAACCTGCCCGTGGGGCTGTTCTACCATGTGAGCTACGACATGGAGTGGCCGTACAACGTGTGCGGCGGCATGCAGGACAACTACGACTGGTGCGGCCCCAGCGCCTCCCGCCAGAACCGCGGCATCTTCAACTACGACTGGTTCCAGATCCTCGGCGGCGACGGCTTCGTGGCCATCCCCGACCTGCGCGACTCGCGCATCGTGTACACCGAGTCGCAGGACGGCAACATCGTGCGCCGCAACAAGGTGACCGGCGAGTCGCGGCAGATTCGCCCCACAGCGCAGAACGTGACGAACGCTGCGCCGCGCGAGGCGTATCGCTTTCACTGGGATACGCCGCTTATGCTCTCCCCCAATGATCCGGGCGTACTGCTGGCCGCGGCCAACAAGGTGTTCCGCTCGCGCGATCGTGGTGATTCGTGGGAGGCCATTTCCCCCGACCTCACGCAGAACGCCAGCCGTGATTCCATCGTGACGATGGGGCTCAAGGGAAGCGAGATCACCATCGCGCGCAACGACGGCATTTCGCAGTGGCCCGCGATTGTTGCGCTGGCCGAAAGCCCCAAGCAGGCGGGCGTGTTCTACACCGGCACCGACGATGGCACGGTGAGCGTGACGCGTGACGGCGGCAAGACGTGGACGAACATCACGAAGAACCTGCCCGGCTTCCCGGCGGGACATGCGTTCGTGAGCGAGGTGGTGCCCAGCCGCTTCGAGGCGGGGGTCGTGTACGTCACGGTGGACAATCACCGCCTCAACGACTACGCGCCGTACGTGTGGGTGTCGCGCGATTTCGGCGCCACGTTCACCGCCATCACGAACGGCCTCGCCGGCGAGGTGATCAAGACGCTCACCGAGGATACGAAGAACCCCGACGTGCTGTACGTGGGGACGGAGACGGGGATCTTCCTGTCGCTCGACAAGGGCAAGTCGTGGCGCCGTCTCAAGGCCAACTTCCCCACGGTGCGGGTGGACGAGCTCACCATTCATCCGCGTGACAACGCGCTCATTGTGGCCACGCATGGGCGGTCGCTGTGGATTCTCGATCACCTCGAGCCCATCCAGGAGTATGCGGCGGCGCAGAAGGCGGAGGCGGCGCTCTTCACGCCGGGGCCGCAGCTGCAGTGGAAGAGCAAGGACGACCGCAACGACGAGTTCTGGGGGCATCAGTTCTTCACGGGCGAGAACCCGCCCAGCGAAGCGGTGATGCAGGTGCACTTCCGGGCACCGGTGAAGAACCCCATGCTGCGCGTGATGGACAGCAACGGAGCGCTGGTTCGTGAGCTGGCGGTGCCCGCGGCGAAGAACGTGGCCGGCATTCAGACCGTGTGCTGGGACCAGCGGGTGACGCCGGTGCCGGAGGTGAACGCGGTGGCGCCGGCTGCTGGCGGTCAGGGTGGTGGCGCCGGGGCGGGCCCGGGTGGTTTCCCGGCGCTGCGTCGGCCCATCGCCGGCTATCCGGTGCAATTGCCCGAGGTGGGGTACCTGCCGGAGAACCCGTGCGCGCCGGCGGGCGGGCAGGGGGGCGGCTTCCGCTTTGGCGGTGGTGGTGCGGCGGGCCCGCTGGTGCTCCCCGGCAGCTACACGGTGGCGCTGGTGGTGGACGGCAAGGAGGTGGCGCGCAAGCCGCTCACGTTGGTGGCCGATCCTGAAGTGAAGCTGACCACCGAGCAGCGCGTAGCGTACAACGCCAAGGCGATGGAGCTGCATGCGGCGCAGGTGGCCGGTGCACAGGCGGCACAGCCGCTGGCAGCGTTGCAGGCGCAGCTGCGCACGGTGGCGGCGAAGGTGGACAGCAGCACGACGCTGAGTGCCGACGTGAAGACCGAATGGGCCACGTTCCGCAAGGACTTCGAGGCGTTGCGCGTGAAGTTCGGTGTAGGCGCGCCGGCGTTTGCGGCAGGTCCCGGCGGTGGTGGTGGCGGCTTTGGTGGTGGGGGGGCCGGTGCCGATGCGAACGTGCTGGCCCGTTTGGGTGCCGCGAAAGGCAACCTGCTGGCCGTGTGGGAAACACCAAGCGACGCGCTGGTGAAGCAGGCCGCCGCGGCGCGTGCGGCGCTGGATGCGGCGGTGGCCGAAGCCAAGGCCTTTGCGCCGCGCATGAAGGCCATGAGCGACAAGCTTGCCGCGGCGGGCATCGCAATGCCCGCAGGGAACTGA
- a CDS encoding VOC family protein has product MAHLELTALLVREYQPAIDFFVRALDFELVADEPSLTTDGRPKRWVVVRPKGAGAGAGLLLARADGETQMALVGQQFGGRVGLFLRVDDFEAAYARMRTHAVAFLSTPRTEPYGTVAVFRDCEGNHWDLLGPAT; this is encoded by the coding sequence ATGGCGCACCTTGAACTGACGGCTCTCCTGGTCCGGGAATATCAGCCCGCGATCGACTTCTTTGTCCGAGCGCTCGACTTCGAGCTCGTCGCGGACGAGCCGTCACTCACCACCGATGGACGGCCCAAGCGATGGGTCGTCGTGCGCCCGAAAGGCGCCGGTGCCGGCGCCGGTCTGCTCCTCGCGCGTGCCGATGGCGAGACGCAGATGGCGCTCGTTGGTCAGCAGTTCGGCGGGCGGGTGGGTCTGTTTCTGCGCGTCGATGACTTCGAAGCCGCGTACGCACGCATGCGGACGCATGCCGTAGCCTTTCTCTCGACACCGCGAACGGAGCCCTACGGCACCGTCGCCGTTTTCCGCGATTGCGAAGGGAACCACTGGGATCTGCTCGGTCCCGCCACGTAA